From Bradyrhizobium sp. sBnM-33:
CTCACGTTCGTTCCCGGCTATTTTCAGTCGAGCGCGCGGCTCCATCATGTTAACTGACGGGGGGCGGAACGTCATTGACTTCCTCTCCGGTGCTGGAGCACTGAACTATGGCCACAACAATCACCAAATCAAAGCTGCTATTACTGAGTATCTGGCGTCGGATGCCATAGTCCACGGGCTCGACATGGCGACTCCCGCAAAGCTGGCATTTATGAATACTTTCAACTCTGCCATACTTCGGGAACGGGGTATGCAGTACCGGTTCCAATTCACAGGCCCGACAGGGGCTAATGCTGTTGAGGCAGCTTTAAAACTCGCACGCAAAGTCACAGGACGTCAAAATATTATTGCATTCACGCACGGATATCATGGCATGAGTTTAGGAGCGATTGCTGTGAGCGGCAATCGTTCTTACCGCAAAGCTAGCGGTGTTTCTTTGTCGAGTGCAACATTCATGCCCTATGATGGCTATCTCGGACCAGCTGTTGATACGGCTGAGTATCTGCGAAAGGTACTGGTGGACAAGAGCAGTGGGGTCGATTCTCCAGCTGCCATTCTGGTCGAAACTGTGCAGGGAGAAGGGGGCATAAATGTAGCTGGCAAGGAATGGCTGCAATCAATTCAGGCAATAGCGAAAACTGTTGGTGCGCTTCTCATAGTTGACGATATCCAGATGGGCTGTGGTCGCACCGGCGAATTCTTTAGCTTCGAGTTTTCAGGGTTGTCGCCAGATATCGTCGTGCTGTCGAAATCGCTAAGCGGGTTCGGTCTACCATTATCGATGTTGTTGATCAGAGAGGAACTCGATGTATGGCAGCCAGGAGAACACACAGGCACGTTTCGAGGAAACAACCTTGCACTTGTATCTGCAACCGCAGCAATAAACATTTATTGGCGCTGTCCCAGGTTCTCAGAAGGAGTTCACCGCCTGGGAGAACTTATGCGGCGCCAGCTTGAGGCCATTGCATCCGAGCATGGAAACAGGTTTGCCGTTCGAGGGCGTGGCATGGCGTTGGGGTTTGATTGCCATATGACCGAAATCGCAGAGGCCACGAGTCGCAAGGCATTTGAGAAGGGATTGATCATCGAACGATGCGGAGCCGTTGATCAGGTCGTGAAATTCTTGCCTGCACTCACAATCGACGTTGAGACACTAAACCGAGGCCTTGAGATTTTCGAGGAATCTCTGGCCGAGACATTGAAGCAGGCCAAGGTCGCAGTGACGTGACCCTCGCTGCTCGTCCAGCCGCCGGCTGCGGTACCGGGTCAGGTTCTGAAAAACCGCAAGGGCTGCAATCAGGCCCCCACCATCCGCACGCGTTTGTGCAGCTGTGCTGGGTTTCAGGCATTCTGGGCCGCCGATCGCCTTCTCAGCGGATCGACTTTCCGAGAAGGTTGCGTGATTGGATCTTCAGGTGTCGCGAGCTTTGCGGCGAACTGATCGACCACGCGCTTTTCGGCCTTAGGTCAGGGTTGACCGCGCGATGCACACCGCGGAATCCTCGCGCACGTCCTGGTCCGTTAGGCAAAGGTCGATGAGCTAGAGTTTCTCGCCGAAAACAATGGGACGCTGATCGTCATTGACGTGCCGAGACCGTCGGCGATCCGCGTGTGCCTTGGTACGAATCTGGTGCGCCACCGTTCGCGCCGGGATCGCGACGTTCGGCATGTCGAAATCCTTCGTCTCA
This genomic window contains:
- the ectB gene encoding diaminobutyrate--2-oxoglutarate transaminase, with translation MRTLEVLESNVRSYSRSFPAIFSRARGSIMLTDGGRNVIDFLSGAGALNYGHNNHQIKAAITEYLASDAIVHGLDMATPAKLAFMNTFNSAILRERGMQYRFQFTGPTGANAVEAALKLARKVTGRQNIIAFTHGYHGMSLGAIAVSGNRSYRKASGVSLSSATFMPYDGYLGPAVDTAEYLRKVLVDKSSGVDSPAAILVETVQGEGGINVAGKEWLQSIQAIAKTVGALLIVDDIQMGCGRTGEFFSFEFSGLSPDIVVLSKSLSGFGLPLSMLLIREELDVWQPGEHTGTFRGNNLALVSATAAINIYWRCPRFSEGVHRLGELMRRQLEAIASEHGNRFAVRGRGMALGFDCHMTEIAEATSRKAFEKGLIIERCGAVDQVVKFLPALTIDVETLNRGLEIFEESLAETLKQAKVAVT